Proteins from a genomic interval of Helicoverpa zea isolate HzStark_Cry1AcR chromosome 31, ilHelZeax1.1, whole genome shotgun sequence:
- the LOC124645073 gene encoding chymotrypsin-2-like, which translates to MLKLPVLLLLLCYKSESGKTTKKAPWPRQVTPKLRIHHAQDAETAAYPFIAMLITIPEPKTSFLRQCTSSIITKNYALTAAHCLTIRSAPPLYVWHGSHAVSPLETGSYTAVTEYFPHPTSRGPLAEGPSFRTFLNDVGLVRFNDVTLPRYGILSAVDYLTMIGLPVKYVGGGRTSKPDDDQKRALQVGEGAILSCPSEFKKTSSIIICVVPKCVSSLSPVAQGDSGGPLLENGKIIGVVATSISHNSSNVCTPVSPYLDWIYSILNSI; encoded by the coding sequence ATGTTAAAACTGCCCGTACTATTACTTCTGTTATGTTACAAAAGTGAATCAGGTAAAACCACCAAGAAAGCACCATGGCCTCGTCAAGTGACACCGAAACTCAGAATCCATCATGCTCAAGATGCTGAAACTGCTGCATACCCGTTCATTGCCATGCTAATTACAATTCCAGAACCAAAAACTTCGTTTTTAAGACAGTGTACTTCCTCCATCATAACGAAAAACTATGCACTTACTGCAGCACATTGTTTAACCATAAGATCAGCCCCGCCATTGTACGTTTGGCATGGAAGTCATGCTGTATCACCCCTGGAGACCGGATCATACACTGCAGTTACTGAATACTTTCCACACCCCACTTCTCGTGGGCCACTCGCCGAGGGACCGTCTTTCCGCACGTTCCTCAATGACGTAGGTCTTGTGCGCTTTAATGACGTCACCCTCCCAAGATACGGAATATTATCTGCAGTGGATTACTTGACTATGATCGGTCTACCTGTGAAGTACGTGGGTGGCGGGAGGACCAGCAAACCAGATGACGATCAAAAACGGGCGTTGCAAGTTGGCGAGGGTGCAATTTTATCCTGTCCTTCGGAATTCAAGAAGACGTCCAGCATCATAATATGTGTTGTTCCGAAATGTGTGTCGTCTCTGAGTCCCGTGGCTCAAGGGGACTCGGGTGGGCCTTTGCTAGAAAATGGTAAAATTATCGGTGTGGTTGCTACTAGTATTTCTCATAACTCGTCTAATGTTTGTACTCCGGTCAGCCCTTACCTCGACTGGATCTATAGTATTCTAAATTCGATTTGA
- the LOC124645468 gene encoding uncharacterized protein LOC124645468 codes for MGTPNPDGVPFGSPDPTSEVGLGEARESEGVGDPWRAMLELQGRNMAQLIDAMKTPTTPSNAIRLPDFDPDSPDSNARSWSTTVDVCLSEKPLQGGPLIIALSKALKGSASVWLSQVSYAGMTWPDFKSIFLSRYDVSETIAATLINLHNSQPKEGESLASYASRHVTSLTSKWNSLSVEQIAVSTILAHVSKFDVRAHRLAFTTEIPTRHKLQQELSVLSHLKRKPQFSTDHVSSEPKRFKPSTIVCHYCGIAGHRAINCRKKADKTKHPGPAKSSLAKNVVCYRCGEAGHVAPRCPKTTGKRPEGSSEGAGSRASSGHSSTKRVEACEVRPSTGVLRHSESHEVV; via the exons ATGGGGACTCCAAACCCTGATGGTGTACCGTTCGGCTCTCCTGATCctacatcagaagtgggattagGTGAAGCCCGGGAATCGGAAGGGGTTGGTGATCCATGGCGAGCAATGTTAGAACTTCAGGGCCGTAATATGGCTCAGCTAATTGATGCAATGAAGACTCCCACCACACCGTCTAATGCAATTCGCTTGCCCGATTTTGATCCCGATTCACCCGATTCCAATGCTCGATCTTGGAGTACAACTGTTGATGTTTGCCTATCTGAAAAACCCCTTCAGGGCGGTCCACTTATTATTGCCCTTAGTAAAGCCTTGAAAGGCAGTGCTTCCGTATGGCTTTCCCAAGTATCGTATGCCGGCATGACCTGGCCAGACTTTAAAAGTATCTTTCTTTCCCGTTACGATGTGTCAGAAACTATCGCTGCTACTCTCATTAACCTTCATAACAGTCAACCAAAAGAAGGTGAATCTTTAGCCTCATATGCCAGTAGACACGTCACTTCGCTGACGTCAAAATGGAATAGCCTGAGTGTCGAACAAATTGCCGTATCCACTATTCTGGCCCATGTTTCTAAATTTGATGTTCGTGCTCATCGGTTAGCTTTTACTACCGAAATACCTACCAGGCATAAACTTCAACAGGAACTAAGTGTCTTGTCACATCTTAAGAGGAAACCTCAGTTCTCCACTGACCATGTCTCTTCTGAACCTAAAAGGTTTAAGCCAAGTACAATAGTTTGTCACTACTGTGGCATAGCAGGGCATAGAGCTATCAACTGTCGGAAGAAGGCCGACAAAACCAAACATCCTGGACCAGCTAAGTCGTCGCTCGCAAAGAATGTTGTCTGCTACCGCTGTGGCGAGGCGGGTCACGTCGCGCCACGCTGCCCAAAGACAACCGGAAAGCGGCCGGAAGGTTCAAGCGAAGGCGCCGGGAGTCGGGCTTCAAGCGGTCATTCATCCACGAAGCGAGTTGAAGCCTGCGAAGTACGACCTAGCACTGGTGTTCTACGTCACTCTG AATCACACGAGGTCGTGTAG
- the LOC124645389 gene encoding uncharacterized protein LOC124645389, with protein sequence MFSNEDIMNNEKLANVWKLAHGLEVSDEELKKENLPDICDELDSYINSESNNPRKRLSLRASAHLLAGCAEMYKRQVSELFDDVDKLTKDLIRRPKRTDSSSSSGSISSSESEAEQEQIKRANTISHGSWEGSQLDSSETASVSEEMRRAKTMEFDTSFLPAKKKKFQMLRKNKSKLIVPENITRSKTSTDRETGKEFQETSEATSSNDIDLLAPENVKKPAERRRGITIVEESTPVRNPTMLDKEIQANITSVPGRHSNVTGFSAEGFRQDLPFAYTIIHDNIANRVPSQIIISSITHNLNSNH encoded by the exons ATGTTTTCCAATGAAGATATAATGAATAATGAAAAATTGGCTAACGTGTGGAAATTAGCCCACGGACTCGAAGTTTCAGATGAAGagctaaaaaaagaaaatctacCTGATATTTG TGACGAGCTGGATTCTTATATAAACAGTGAATCGAATAATCCTCGTAAAAGACTGTCATTGAGAGCGTCCGCCCATCTCCTCGCGGGGTGCGCCGAAATGTACAAACGCCAAGTTAGTGAGTTGTTTGACG ATGTGGACAAGCTGACTAAAGACCTCATACGGCGTCCTAAGAGAACAGACAGTTCAA GTAGTTCGGGAAGCATTAGTTCTTCAGAATCCGAAGCTGAGCAAGAACAAATAAAACGAGCAAATACCATCAGTCATG GCAGTTGGGAAGGGAGTCAACTAGATTCTTCAGAAACTGCATCTGTTTCTGAAGAAATGAGACGAGCTAAAACTATGGAATTTG ATACCTCATTTTTACCTgcaaagaaaaagaaatttcaaatgttacgtaaaaataaaagtaaattaatagtACCAGAAAATATTACTAGAAGTAAAACTTCAACTGATAGAGAAACCGGTAAAGAATTCCAAGAAACTAGTGAAGCTACTAGCTCCAATGATATTGATCTTTTGGCACctgaaaatgttaaaaaaccGGCTGAAAGGAGACGCGGAATCACTATCGTG GAAGAATCAACACCAGTGCGGAATCCTACGATGCTTGATAAGGAGATTCAAGCTAATATCACATCAGTCCCTGGAAGGCACTCAAATGTAACTGGTTTTTCAGCTGAGGGTTTCAGGCAGGACCTTCCTTTTGCCTACACCATAATACATGATAATATAGCGAACAGAGTTCCTAGTCAAATCATTATTTCTTCTATTACTCATAATTTGAACTCCAATCATTAA